TCAAAAGGTGCTTGACAATGGAGTCCCCTGGCTCTATGCCATGAACCAGCGCGAGGTCAGCTCCCTCTGGTTGACCCAGGTCTGCAAAACTCGCATCCGACGAAGAACCTGGTTCCTCTAATCGCGATCCCCTGAAGTGGGCGAGCCGCCCGGACGCTCCAGACACATGGCGCCCAACAGTTCTTGCGGCCCCCCGCGAGTGCTGAAGCAGACTGTGGCCATAAGAAGCTAGTGCACGAGGCGGGGCGTCCACCGCCACATGCGTGTCTCTGGCATTTCCAGTGCCTAGATCCAGTTGCCTGCGAGTCCTCTCAAAGAGCAAACGGGGATGGGTTCGCTCACTACTGGCCGGGGTGTCTTCTAAAGGAGAGGACTCAGTGAAGGAGCTCCCGACGTGGGGATCGTCCTCCCCTGGTGCAACCGATCCCGCGGTCACGTGGCTTCTTCTTGAGGTCACCGCTGAAGCGAGCAGGTGACCGAACTGCGAGCTTAAATGCACGCTCACCCCCTTGTGCACCCCCAAGACAGTGCCCAGTGCAGCTAGAGCTAGCCACACACGGCATGACGCCTTTCTGGCGCGTTTTGGGTCAAACACCATTTTCAAAGTCGGACGCAAGCGGTCATCCAGTCAGAAGTATCTCTACAACTAGCACTTGGAAAAGCTTTACAAATGAAAGGGCAGTTGGCGTCCTGCGGCCGGGGCTGCTTGGCGCCTGTCGCTGTGTCTCAGAGCAGAGCCCACAACTGCGAGCTGGTTTTGCTGAAGACACCTGCGCGTCTCATTTTTGTTGCCGCTTGGCCAGCCAGACAGCTTTCCCCACAAAGCGTTGACTGTGTGTACGGCATACGGCCCCCTGTCTGTCACTTGTGTCTTCTCATGGACAAAAAACGAACAGCAGCCAATCACGCGCTGTCTCGCAGAGAAACGCTGACCTCGGCTGCGTCTTAAGTGTTCTGCTGAGACAGAGCCCGTCACAATGCCCGAGGGCATCTCTCTGCGTCAGAGGTGCCCTGCCCCACACTCGCACCCCGGGgggcgcctcagcctccgccgtgTTCAGGGTCGCCATTAGATATATGGAGAATGCGGATGACTGTGTgcggcttcgctgccttGAGTACCTATTTTTGTCGAAAACGCGATAGATCGTGgcggctctcttctccgACAGGGACTTGCGCCTGTATCTCGTAAGCAAGATTAGCGCGATAGATGCAACGCACTCGATGGTTTTATCTTGTTTCAAAAACGCTTCCAGAGTCCCGCGCAAAACACATCAGAATCGTGCGTGCGAGTGGCACTCGTCATTGGTACCTCGCCCAGTGCCAGGGAGTCAACCACGAACGCTGCCTGAGCAGATGCATACATGACACTTGGAGCGTGCACTCGTCTGCTGGCGACTTCAGGTCACCGAATCGAATAGTCAGACTCTGATGTGCTGTAGCACGCTTGCATGACCGACGCTGTTTCGCAGTGTATTTGAGTTGTAGCACCCCTCACCTGTCTCAGCTGTCCCCCTCTCAAACACGTGATGCAGTGGCGCCTTTTATATCGGCGACGAACGCTCTGAGGGGGCGCTGAAAGTCCAGTTGTTATATCGCAAGGGGCGTGATCGTGGTGATTCGACCACACATTCCTCACGTTTATGCATAATTATTCGGAAAAATTTGCGAGCGGTAGctgaccctaaaccctaaaggGCTGAAGTCGTAAAGCGCTAGTGTGTGTAACTTGCTTTCCTGCCCCCACATGGCTGAAAGTGGCGCGTGAAAGAACAGCGAGGAGTTTTCTTCTTGCGTTGTTGACGGCGTtgtggctggcgccgctgctgcacctACCCGTCTACGATCATGGAATTCACAGAGTGACACCAGAGCTGAGGAAAACCGTGGGCTAGGCcgaaggaagagagagaggcacggttgacgcggacgcgagccgcgcaaatgcgtgcatgcaacCGCGGGACGAAGTCTTTGCAATGAGGAAGCCTCCGCGTGTCGGACTGAGAAAAGTCGAACAAGTTCCGTCGCTGCCGAGACTCCAGGACCGTCAGTGGCAAACGAAACTTGTGGACAAAGTATGTGGAACCGGCTTTGTATGAAAGTGGAGGCCAACAGAGAACACAGCTGTGGCCTTTAGAAGTTCTGTAAATGGACTATGTTCGTCAGTGGCAAACGAAACTTGTGGACAAAGTATGTGGAACCGGCTTTGTATGAAAGTGGAGGCCAACAGAGAACACAGCTGTGGCCTTTAGAAGTTCTGTAAATGGACTATGTTCGGCTGGATCCGATGCCACGGAGTTCTGCGCTGGGtaggagacagcagcgagatAGGCTCGGGGCATTCATCCCTGGAATAACAGAGCAACACAGCACTGCTGATGCCTTCCATTTTGTGGTATGACTTTGAATTTCGTGCCCAGATACTGCATGTGCTCAGCTCGACCCCCcctgctgcttctgtcgAAGGAAAGCCACCCGCCGTACGCGCTGGTCGCGGCTTGTTCGTTGggcgtctcgcctttttttttctccgtcaGTCTCGTCTCCTGGGACGACCATTGCCGTTGCTAGTACCTTAACCGTTTTGTTTCTTTATCATGCGCCTTGCCTTTCCACCGCGCCAGTGGCGTGCGCAACTCATCGAGTGCCCTGCTCTCGCTGCTTGCCCGTTGCGGAGGCGTGGACCCCTTGggttcgtctcctctctcgtaGCTCTATCGTTTACGGTAGCGTCAATGGCAAAtgtgcggcgtcggcgcgcatGACTCCGCAAGCAAAGTAGGCTCTTTTCCCCGTCATTTCTGGTGTCGCGTCGTGGCCCTGTCGGCGCGTCTCACACCACCAAGATGGAGAgcacggctgcagaggcgggcgcgcctgcctgtgGGGACTCCTCGGGAGGCACATCCAAATGCCGGAAACAGCGCACAGTtagcgcgtcgtcttcgtcgccccctGAGTCTCCTGACTCTCCTGGTGCTGAAGGCCCTGGTCGTCGGCCGGCAAGCGTCTTCAAACTTAGTGCGTCTACGACGCCGCTAGGCTCAATCTCCTTCTTTCCCCCGTCTGAAGGTCACGAGTCTGGGCTGTGCGCCTCCCCACACGGTGCGCTTCGAGATCCCTGCTCCGATGGACTTAACGAGCCCTctaggcgccgcggagattGTTCCCCGTTTTCTGTCGACAGGGGCGCGCTAGGTGGAGCTCCGACTTGTTCGCTCTTCGCCCCTGAGAGAAGCACTCGACTCACTCTCAATCCTTTTGCAGCCAGTGAAGATGCCACGGGTAAGTAGGCGGGGCACATGTTCTGTTTTTCGGGAGCGTCGGCACTGAGCAGCACGCAGCATGGAAAGCCTCCAGCGTGTTTCACAGTCTTTACGCACTCGGGTTGTGCGTTCATGCAACCCCTGGATTGTAGCCAAGGGACGCGAACTCGGcgtgccttctgcgtctgccttctccctTGAAGTAGAGGTCATGCGCCTTTCTGTGGCTCAGGCAAAGGCCGGTCAGTTTCACGCGATGCTTGTTTTCCCAGCTTCTTCGGAGCTCTCTGAGGTTTTAGGTGGGCTTTTTGTGTGCGTTTTGGCCCTGTCCTTCGCGGCTCTTTGCTAGTGTCTCACAAGTCGGAGCGGCTGACAATGTGTGTGCATTCGCAGGGCCCTGTGCGACACGCAGAGCCGTAAGACGCCCGccagacgcctgcagcggaggcggggtgGGGGTGCTCGCCGGTGGATTGCAAGATGCTGAAATAGCTCAGCTGTCTATcagggaagcggaggaagacagcgcACTCTCGGGGTTTGTGCTCGGAAGTGTCATCGAAAAGAATACTTCCTCTGCAgatgcgcacgcgacgcccgcTCCGTGTCCGCCTCAGGCGGCCTCCGTTGCGCCACCGTCAGACTCATATc
The sequence above is a segment of the Besnoitia besnoiti strain Bb-Ger1 chromosome Unknown contig00045, whole genome shotgun sequence genome. Coding sequences within it:
- a CDS encoding RPAP1 family protein (encoded by transcript BESB_058170), whose translation is MESTAAEAGAPACGDSSGGTSKCRKQRTVSASSSSPPESPDSPGAEGPGRRPASVFKLSASTTPLGSISFFPPSEGHESGLCASPHGALRDPCSDGLNEPSRRRGDCSPFSVDRGALGGAPTCSLFAPERSTRLTLNPFAASEDATAKGRELGVPSASAFSLEVEVMRLSVAQAKAGQFHAMLVFPASSELSEVLGPCATRRAVRRPPDACSGGGVGVLAGGLQDAEIAQLSIREAEEDSALSGFVLGSVIEKNTSSADAHATPAPCPPQAASVAPPSDSYPPGSSGPLSFLPSNAAIEAPFGFPKAVHRSLLPCHSRRGADDNAGTPGGLRPKTGPTGATAASSFSDRGSTSVSGPGAVGKALAAEIENENLHILSRMQPHEIREAREEILQRFGAERFAALQRRALRRARAKCSGEHQEQNGNAEATRGAAAGRAARGERQQLQNEDAARLSAFPRENRTEESQTRLQAGGSAPAASPVPPSSSCASSTQSSVFALPGGRQCVLEWSLEPRRALAAAAARTPA